Proteins encoded by one window of Micromonospora coxensis:
- a CDS encoding Hsp70 family protein — MADQQDGFALGVDLGTSNTVAVLRRPDGRTRPLLVDGHPILPSGVYADADGRLHVGRDAQRLAQVDPAGYEPNPKRRVDDETVELGGRAYPPAELLAATLHVVAESAVATTGFLPPAVVTYPAAWSAPRRQVLHEALALAGWPTAAEHTLSGPIAPGTRLLREPVAAARYYTQVLRRPVPVGGAVAVFDFGGGTLDVAVVRNEGADPWGDSGFTVVADGGVPDLGGLDLDAALVQRLGELVAPAHPERWARLTDPGTTTDRRDRQQLWDDVRGAKEMLSRAEVAPVAVPGVAAAFRLTREDLERLAAPLLARAVAATRDVVAAAGLTPGQLAGLFLVGGSSRMPLVARMLHAELGVAPTVLEQPELPVAEGALTDLPLPRQARPAGAIPPPPVVPPPAAPPGTPPELAPGPHGTRPEPAAGPHGTRPEPVPAGPHGTRPEPVPAVGPQGTLAAVPGHTLAAAPAGHVPPAPTAGAAPGYAAPPAGNVPGWHPPASAPPASPGHGAPGVPAQGGPGRPGVPGSGSPVSPVAGATRRGRRGLWIAAGAGLALAGVVAATVLWVIRDRYPALEFRTLTEVARPAAGAERPTAMFTSVLDDRAYLAHQRDDDRLEVVSVDADTGRQRWRVDTRTGADRWDGIRALPGAVALLADANGDSTPRDLVVLDAGSGEERWRHSVRGDDELFLGRDTVVWLDRTGGRLVGLRLSDGTQRWHQDNPRTDYGARTRVLPVGTEEALGGPADVGGAPRAPWLGDTARLVQVGADRSVRVIDMDSGKVLRSRPNVADVDDPVAARDDRLYVTEDTRLLSYDLGNLGEPSVLYTAPDDRRRVKTLVACGEHRACLLESPSGEAERTEVVVATEGKGSRRWAAPKATGLVPLGEHLIAERDYPRTFTLFDADGRALLRDRDGVAGRVDAGNLLVFADAPSSVEDDRSLAGVSAAGALTELGELKDVRSESCSWNTEVIACGAKKDFVLYRFVD, encoded by the coding sequence GTGGCAGACCAGCAGGACGGGTTCGCCCTCGGCGTCGACCTCGGCACGTCCAACACGGTGGCGGTGCTGCGCCGGCCGGACGGCCGGACCCGGCCGCTGCTGGTGGACGGGCACCCGATCCTCCCCTCCGGGGTGTACGCCGACGCCGACGGCCGGCTGCACGTCGGCCGGGACGCGCAGCGGCTGGCGCAGGTCGACCCGGCCGGCTACGAGCCGAACCCGAAGCGCCGGGTGGACGACGAGACCGTCGAGCTGGGCGGCCGGGCGTACCCCCCGGCGGAGCTGCTGGCCGCGACGCTGCACGTGGTGGCCGAGTCGGCGGTGGCGACGACCGGTTTCCTGCCCCCGGCGGTGGTCACCTACCCGGCGGCCTGGTCGGCCCCGCGCCGGCAGGTGCTGCACGAGGCGCTGGCGCTGGCCGGCTGGCCCACGGCGGCCGAGCACACCCTGTCCGGGCCGATCGCGCCCGGCACCCGCCTGCTGCGCGAGCCGGTGGCCGCCGCCCGCTACTACACCCAGGTGCTGCGCCGGCCGGTGCCGGTGGGCGGAGCGGTCGCGGTGTTCGACTTCGGCGGCGGGACCCTCGACGTGGCGGTGGTCCGCAACGAGGGCGCCGACCCGTGGGGCGACTCCGGCTTCACCGTCGTCGCCGACGGCGGCGTGCCCGACCTCGGTGGGCTGGACCTGGACGCCGCCCTGGTGCAACGGCTCGGCGAACTGGTCGCCCCGGCGCACCCCGAGCGGTGGGCACGGCTGACCGACCCCGGGACCACCACCGACCGGCGGGACCGGCAGCAGCTCTGGGACGACGTACGCGGGGCGAAGGAGATGCTCTCCCGGGCCGAGGTCGCGCCGGTGGCCGTACCGGGGGTGGCGGCGGCGTTCCGGTTGACCCGGGAGGACCTGGAACGGCTCGCCGCTCCCCTGCTGGCCCGGGCCGTCGCCGCGACCCGGGACGTCGTCGCCGCGGCCGGGCTGACCCCCGGGCAGCTGGCCGGGCTCTTCCTGGTCGGCGGATCGTCCCGGATGCCGCTGGTGGCCCGGATGCTGCACGCCGAGCTGGGCGTCGCGCCGACCGTGCTGGAACAGCCGGAACTGCCGGTCGCCGAGGGGGCGTTGACCGACCTGCCGCTGCCCCGGCAGGCCCGCCCGGCGGGCGCGATCCCGCCGCCACCCGTGGTGCCGCCGCCCGCCGCCCCGCCCGGCACTCCGCCCGAGCTCGCCCCCGGCCCGCACGGCACCCGGCCCGAACCGGCCGCCGGGCCGCACGGCACCCGGCCGGAGCCGGTGCCCGCCGGACCGCACGGCACCCGGCCCGAGCCGGTGCCCGCCGTCGGCCCGCAGGGCACCCTGGCCGCCGTGCCCGGCCACACCCTGGCCGCCGCGCCCGCGGGGCACGTCCCGCCGGCGCCGACCGCCGGGGCCGCACCGGGGTACGCCGCACCGCCCGCCGGGAACGTGCCCGGCTGGCACCCGCCCGCCTCGGCGCCGCCGGCGTCACCCGGGCACGGCGCGCCGGGCGTACCCGCTCAGGGCGGCCCGGGGCGGCCCGGCGTACCCGGGTCGGGGTCGCCGGTCTCCCCCGTGGCCGGCGCGACCCGACGCGGCCGGCGGGGTCTGTGGATCGCGGCCGGCGCGGGCCTCGCGCTGGCCGGTGTGGTGGCCGCGACGGTGCTCTGGGTGATCCGGGACCGCTACCCGGCGCTGGAGTTCCGCACCCTGACGGAGGTGGCCCGGCCGGCGGCGGGGGCGGAGCGGCCGACGGCGATGTTCACCTCGGTGCTCGACGACCGCGCCTACCTCGCCCACCAGCGCGACGACGACCGGCTGGAGGTGGTGTCGGTGGACGCCGACACCGGCCGGCAGCGCTGGCGGGTGGACACCCGCACCGGCGCGGACCGGTGGGACGGCATCCGGGCCCTGCCGGGTGCGGTCGCGCTGCTCGCCGACGCCAACGGCGACAGCACCCCGCGCGACCTGGTGGTGCTCGACGCCGGCTCCGGTGAGGAGCGCTGGCGGCACAGCGTCCGGGGCGACGACGAACTGTTCCTCGGCCGGGACACGGTGGTGTGGCTGGACCGGACCGGCGGCCGGCTGGTCGGGCTGCGGCTGAGCGACGGCACGCAGCGGTGGCACCAGGACAACCCGCGCACCGACTACGGCGCCCGTACCCGGGTGCTGCCGGTCGGCACCGAGGAGGCGCTGGGCGGCCCCGCCGACGTCGGCGGCGCGCCCCGGGCCCCCTGGCTCGGCGACACGGCCCGGCTGGTGCAGGTGGGCGCGGACCGCTCGGTCCGGGTGATCGACATGGACAGCGGCAAGGTGCTGCGCAGCCGACCGAACGTCGCCGACGTCGACGACCCGGTGGCGGCCCGCGACGACCGGCTGTACGTCACCGAGGACACCCGGCTGCTCTCCTACGACCTCGGCAACCTCGGCGAGCCGTCGGTGCTCTACACCGCGCCGGACGACCGGCGCCGGGTGAAGACGCTGGTCGCCTGCGGCGAGCACCGGGCCTGCCTGCTGGAGTCGCCGTCCGGCGAGGCGGAGCGGACCGAGGTGGTGGTGGCCACCGAGGGCAAGGGCAGCCGGCGCTGGGCCGCGCCGAAGGCCACCGGGCTCGTCCCGCTGGGCGAGCACCTGATCGCCGAGCGGGACTACCCGCGCACCTTCACCCTCTTCGACGCCGACGGCAGGGCGCTGCTGCGCGACCGGGACGGCGTGGCGGGCCGGGTGGACGCCGGGAACCTGCTGGTCTTCGCCGACGCGCCGAGCAGCGTCGAGGACGACCGCAGCCTCGCCGGGGTGTCGGCGGCGGGCGCGCTGACCGAACTGGGCGAGCTCAAGGACGTCCGCAGCGAGTCCTGCTCGTGGAACACCGAGGTGATCGCCTGCGGCGCGAAGAAGGACTTCGTGCTGTACCGGTTCGTGGACTGA
- a CDS encoding propionyl-CoA synthetase yields MGAYREAYERSIADPEGFWRDAAADVDWHRPPRRILDDSTAPLYRWFPDAELNTCHNALDRHVAAGRGDQPALIHDSPVTGTVSTYTYAELRDATARFAGALRRLGVGRGDRVLLYLAMVPEAVVAMLACARIGAVHSVVFGGFAAHELAVRLDDARPTVVVATSCGIEVDRIVPYHPILAAALEEAEHRPAHCVIVQRPQHPAPLTPGRDLTWDEALDGAEPVDCVPVAATDPLYVLYTSGTTGRPKGVVRDNGGHAVALRWSMTNVYGISPGDVFWAASDVGWVVGHSYIVYGPLLTGATTVLYEGKPVGTPDAGALWRVVAQHRVAALFTAPTAIRAIRRQDPAGDLIGRYDLSSLRTLFLAGERLDPDTFAWASQRLGVPVVDNWWQTETGWPVAANLRGLEPMPLKPGSPSVPVPGYDVRVVDGRGAPVPAGTDGAIVIRLPLPPGCLPTLWGDDERYVRSYLSAFPGCYLTGDGGRFDTDGYLYVMGRTDDVINVAGHRLSTGAMEEVLAGHPAVAECAVIGVADQLKGQVPSGYVVLKAGVDVDPDTLAAELVALVRQRIGPVAAFRRVTVVPALPKTRSGKILRRTMRGLVEGRDEPVPATIDDPSALAVFRDLGVAG; encoded by the coding sequence ATGGGCGCGTATCGAGAGGCGTACGAGCGGAGCATCGCCGACCCGGAGGGCTTCTGGCGGGACGCGGCGGCGGACGTCGACTGGCACCGGCCACCGCGGCGGATCCTCGACGACAGCACGGCGCCGCTGTACCGGTGGTTCCCCGACGCCGAGCTGAACACCTGCCACAACGCGCTGGACCGGCACGTGGCCGCCGGCCGGGGCGACCAACCGGCGCTGATCCACGACAGCCCGGTCACCGGCACGGTCAGCACGTACACCTACGCCGAACTGCGTGACGCCACGGCCCGGTTCGCCGGGGCGCTGCGCCGGCTCGGCGTGGGGCGCGGCGACCGGGTGCTGCTCTACCTGGCGATGGTGCCCGAGGCGGTGGTCGCGATGCTGGCCTGCGCCCGCATCGGCGCGGTCCACTCGGTGGTCTTCGGCGGCTTCGCCGCCCACGAGCTGGCGGTACGCCTCGACGACGCCCGCCCGACGGTGGTCGTCGCCACCTCCTGCGGCATCGAGGTGGACCGGATCGTGCCGTACCACCCGATCCTCGCCGCCGCGCTGGAGGAGGCGGAGCACCGCCCCGCCCACTGCGTGATCGTGCAGCGCCCGCAGCACCCCGCCCCGCTCACCCCGGGCCGGGACCTCACCTGGGACGAGGCGCTGGACGGGGCGGAACCCGTCGACTGCGTCCCGGTCGCCGCGACCGACCCGCTCTACGTGCTCTACACCTCCGGCACCACCGGCCGGCCGAAGGGCGTGGTCCGGGACAACGGCGGGCACGCGGTGGCGCTGCGCTGGTCGATGACGAACGTGTACGGCATCTCACCGGGCGACGTCTTCTGGGCCGCCTCCGACGTCGGCTGGGTGGTCGGCCACTCCTACATCGTCTACGGGCCGCTGCTCACCGGCGCCACCACCGTGCTCTACGAGGGCAAACCGGTCGGCACCCCGGACGCCGGGGCGCTCTGGCGGGTGGTGGCCCAGCACCGGGTCGCCGCGCTGTTCACCGCGCCCACCGCGATCCGGGCGATCCGCCGCCAGGACCCGGCCGGCGACCTGATCGGCCGGTACGACCTGTCGAGCCTGCGCACCCTCTTCCTCGCCGGTGAGCGGCTCGACCCGGACACCTTCGCCTGGGCGTCGCAGCGGCTCGGCGTGCCGGTGGTGGACAACTGGTGGCAGACCGAGACCGGCTGGCCGGTCGCGGCGAACCTGCGCGGGCTGGAGCCGATGCCGCTGAAGCCCGGCTCGCCCTCGGTGCCCGTCCCCGGCTACGACGTCCGGGTGGTGGACGGCCGGGGAGCGCCGGTGCCGGCCGGCACGGACGGCGCGATCGTGATCCGGCTGCCGCTGCCCCCGGGCTGCCTGCCCACCCTCTGGGGCGACGACGAGCGGTACGTCCGCTCCTACCTGAGCGCCTTCCCCGGCTGCTATCTCACCGGCGACGGCGGCCGGTTCGACACCGACGGCTACCTGTACGTGATGGGCCGCACCGACGACGTGATCAACGTGGCCGGGCATCGGCTCTCCACCGGGGCGATGGAGGAGGTGCTGGCCGGGCACCCGGCGGTGGCCGAGTGCGCGGTTATCGGCGTCGCCGACCAGCTCAAGGGCCAGGTGCCCAGCGGGTACGTGGTGCTCAAGGCGGGCGTCGACGTCGACCCGGACACCCTCGCCGCCGAACTGGTGGCGCTGGTGCGGCAGCGGATCGGGCCGGTGGCCGCGTTCCGCCGGGTGACCGTGGTGCCGGCCCTGCCGAAGACCCGCTCCGGCAAGATCCTGCGCCGGACCATGCGGGGCCTGGTGGAGGGGCGCGACGAGCCGGTGCCCGCCACCATCGACGACCCCTCGGCCCTGGCGGTCTTCCGCGACCTCGGCGTCGCCGGGTGA
- a CDS encoding S1 family peptidase — MNRWRRLIGRMAAAMVAVTAGSLVLAAPATAAPTSDVTPYVVGGTRAAQGEFPFMVRLSMGCGGALYSPRLVLTAAHCVGRTGTNTSITATLGVVDLQSSSRIQVRSNYVYRAPGYNGSGKDWALIRLATPVTSLSTLRIATTTAYDSGTFTVAGWGAAREGGAQQRYLLKANVPFVSDASCAASYGGDLIPAEEICAGYAGGGVDTCQGDSGGPMFRRDANNAWIQVGIVSWGNGCARPNYPGVYTQVSTFAPQIASAAASLGG; from the coding sequence GTGAACCGTTGGCGCAGACTCATCGGCCGGATGGCCGCCGCGATGGTGGCGGTGACCGCCGGATCCCTGGTGCTGGCCGCCCCGGCCACCGCCGCGCCCACCAGCGACGTCACCCCGTACGTCGTCGGCGGCACCCGGGCCGCGCAGGGCGAGTTCCCGTTCATGGTCCGGCTCTCGATGGGGTGCGGCGGGGCCCTCTACAGCCCCCGCCTGGTGCTCACCGCCGCCCACTGCGTGGGCCGCACCGGGACGAACACCAGCATCACCGCGACCCTCGGCGTGGTCGACCTCCAGTCGAGCAGCCGGATCCAGGTCCGGTCCAACTACGTCTACCGGGCCCCCGGCTACAACGGCAGCGGCAAGGACTGGGCGCTCATCCGGCTCGCCACCCCGGTCACCAGCCTGTCCACCCTGCGCATCGCCACCACCACCGCGTACGACAGCGGCACCTTCACCGTCGCCGGCTGGGGCGCGGCCCGCGAGGGCGGCGCGCAGCAGCGGTACCTGCTCAAGGCCAACGTGCCGTTCGTCAGCGACGCGAGCTGTGCCGCCTCGTACGGCGGGGACCTCATCCCGGCCGAGGAGATCTGCGCCGGCTACGCCGGCGGCGGGGTGGACACCTGCCAGGGCGACTCCGGTGGCCCCATGTTCCGCCGGGACGCCAACAACGCGTGGATCCAGGTCGGCATCGTCAGCTGGGGCAACGGCTGCGCCCGCCCCAACTACCCGGGCGTCTACACCCAGGTGAGCACCTTCGCCCCGCAGATCGCCTCGGCCGCCGCCAGCCTCGGCGGCTGA